The Acidimicrobiia bacterium genome includes the window GCATGGGCTCCGATGGCTACCGCCAAGCGGTGGTGGCGGCCAAGGAGCACATCGTGGCCGGCGACGTGTTCCAGGTGGTGCTGGCCCAGCGCTTCGACCTCGACCTCGACGCCGATCCGTTCGACGTCTACCGGGTACTCCGCCAGGTGAACCCGAGTCCGTACATGTATTTTCTGCGTCAGCCCGGGGTGACGATCGTGGGCTCCTCCCCCGAGCCTCTTGTAAAATTGCTCGATGGCACGGTGATCTCCCGGCCCATTGCCGGCACCCGCCGTCGGGGCCGCACCGACGATGAAGACCGTCGCTTGGGCGCCGAACTCAAGGAGCATCCCAAAGAGGTGGCCGAGCACATCATGCTCATCGATCTGGCCCGCAACGATGTGGGCCGGGTGGTGGAGTTCGGCACCGAGCAGGTAGACGAGATGATGACGTTGGAGCGCTATAGCCACGTGATGCACATGACCTCGCAGGTGTCGGGGAAACTCAAGGATGGCTGTACCGCCATCGACGTTCTGCGCGCCACCCTCCCCGCCGGCACCGTGTCGGGGGCGCCCAAGGTGCGCGCCATGGAGATCATCGACGCGCTCGAGCCCACCAAACGAGGGCCCTACGCGGGGGTGGTGGGCTACCTCGACTTCTCGGGGAACATCGACACGGCCATCGCCATTCGCACTCTGGTAGTGGGTGACGACGGCCGAGCATCGGTTCAGGCAGGCGCGGGCATCGTGGCGGACAGCGACCCCGAGGAGGAGGACCTCGAGTGTCGGAACAAGGCCCAGGCCTTGCTCGCCGCTATCCCGGCGGCCCGGCGAATGACCATCCGGCGCGGGGCCCACGCCGTTTCTACGCCGCCGACGCCCCGGTAGCATCGAGCCCATGGGCGACGTCGATTTACACGCCACGCTCGGGGTGGCTCCGCTGGAGCGCGACGTGATTCGGGTGCACGGCCCCGAGGCCATCGGGTTCTTGCAGGGTCAGTTGAGCCAGGAGATCGATGGTCTTCCGGTCGGGGCCAGTGTCCCCACGTTGCTGCTCCAACCCACCGGCAAGGTGGAGGCATGGCTGCGGGCCACCCGCGTCGAGGACGCAGCCGTGCTGCTTGATGTGGAAGCGGGCTTCGGGGCGGCGGTGCTGGCCCGATTGCGGCGCTTCAAACTCCGCACCAAGGCGGATCTGGATCTGGAGACGTGGGCGGGCTGGGCGGTGCGTGGGCCGGGCGCATCCGGTGCGGGCTGGGCGGCGGCCTGGCCGGGGGTGGAGGGCTACGACCTGATCGCCCCTACAGGTGCCTCCCCGCCGCCGGGGCCGGTGGTGGCGGGAGATGTCCTCGAGGCGCTGCGGATCGAGTGTGGTGTTCCGGCGATGGGCGCGGAACTCACCAGCGACACGATTCCCGCCGAGGCTGGGCAGTGGCTGATCGATGCGTCGGTGAGTTTTACCAAGGGCTGCTACACGGGCCAGGAATTGGTGGCACGTATCGACAGTCGTGGGGGCAACGTGCCGCGGCCGTTGCGAGGGCTGCGTATTGATGCCCCTGATGCCCGCGTTGGCGCTCCGGTCACGGCCGGTGATGCCGTGGTGGGGACGGTGACCTCAGTGGCTCATTCCGCCGCGCTGGGCACGATCGCCCTAGTGCCGCTCGCGCGTGCCGTTGAGGTGGGAGCGGTGGTGGCAGTGGGCGAGGCGTCCGCCACCGTCACGCTCCTCCCGATGCGCTGACTGCCGATGAACCACTACGAAGTGCTCGGGGTGGCCCCATCGGCGCCGGTGGCGGAGGTGCGCTCGGCCTATATCGAACAGGCCCGGCGTCATCACCCCGATCGCGGCGGCGACCCCGGCGCGATGCGGGTGGTCAATGAGGCCTGGGCGGCGTTGAGTGATCCGGGACGACGGGCGCAGTACGACCGGGTTATCGGGGCAACCGCGCCGGTGCCGGCGGCCGAACCGGTCCGACACCACATCCTCAGCGAGGAGGAGGATCTGCTGGCCGACTTAGCCGACGACGGTCCCATCGGGGGCACCGTCCGTTTGCCGCGCTGGATGGCGCTGTTGCCGGTGGCGG containing:
- the trpE gene encoding anthranilate synthase component I, giving the protein MTLRPSPEEFRALARQHTVIPVWREVLADLSTPVSAFLRLVGDEPGFLLESVEHGERWSRWSFIGRNPLATLVARGRSVAITGTLPDGVPVDQGILAAVEHILSAWKAPTLAGLPPLHGGIMGYLGYDVVREVERLPDVPGDDLGYPDAMVSVIGQLAAYDHWRQRVHLIENVIVEPGLADAELDARYAAAVARIDALGRDGARFIDEPLVEPPDPQDPLPEVRSSMGSDGYRQAVVAAKEHIVAGDVFQVVLAQRFDLDLDADPFDVYRVLRQVNPSPYMYFLRQPGVTIVGSSPEPLVKLLDGTVISRPIAGTRRRGRTDDEDRRLGAELKEHPKEVAEHIMLIDLARNDVGRVVEFGTEQVDEMMTLERYSHVMHMTSQVSGKLKDGCTAIDVLRATLPAGTVSGAPKVRAMEIIDALEPTKRGPYAGVVGYLDFSGNIDTAIAIRTLVVGDDGRASVQAGAGIVADSDPEEEDLECRNKAQALLAAIPAARRMTIRRGAHAVSTPPTPR
- a CDS encoding folate-binding protein, with protein sequence MGDVDLHATLGVAPLERDVIRVHGPEAIGFLQGQLSQEIDGLPVGASVPTLLLQPTGKVEAWLRATRVEDAAVLLDVEAGFGAAVLARLRRFKLRTKADLDLETWAGWAVRGPGASGAGWAAAWPGVEGYDLIAPTGASPPPGPVVAGDVLEALRIECGVPAMGAELTSDTIPAEAGQWLIDASVSFTKGCYTGQELVARIDSRGGNVPRPLRGLRIDAPDARVGAPVTAGDAVVGTVTSVAHSAALGTIALVPLARAVEVGAVVAVGEASATVTLLPMR
- a CDS encoding J domain-containing protein — protein: MNHYEVLGVAPSAPVAEVRSAYIEQARRHHPDRGGDPGAMRVVNEAWAALSDPGRRAQYDRVIGATAPVPAAEPVRHHILSEEEDLLADLADDGPIGGTVRLPRWMALLPVAVFVSSLVVGMFGMLFMASTLITVAVFAFLLSCGLFLISPFVALYASRRTTR